A stretch of Candidatus Symbiobacter mobilis CR DNA encodes these proteins:
- a CDS encoding anthranilate synthase component I family protein produces the protein MTSGEEEFERLRAQGFARVPVSLHTFGDLDTPLSLYCKLTGGAANSFLLESVVGGERFGRYSFIGLPARTMLRVRGFGAQTRTEVLTDGVVVQTDTGNPLDFLAAYQSHLRVAVPPGMPRFCGGLVGYFGYDTVRHIEKKLQATCPPDDLGCPDILLLQCEELAVVDNLGGRLHLIIYVDPNEPGAYARAVERLEVLRRSLQAPVQVPQPAPGPTSPPQRDFAKADYLAAVERAKRLIEQGDFMQVQVGQRIRKPFAHAPLSLYRALRSLNPSPYMYYYHFDPGQDGGGAFHVVGSSPEILVRQERVGQGDEAREKVTIRPLAGTRPRGDTPERDKAAEEELVRDPKERAEHVMLIDLARNDIGRIARIGSVRVTDAFCVERYSHVMHIVSNVEGELCPGMSQMDVLRATFPAGTLTGAPKVHAMELIDQLEPVQRGIYGGACGYLSYSGDMDLAIAIRTGIVKGSNLYVQAAAGIVADSVAEMEWRETEAKARALLHAAEMVESGWV, from the coding sequence GTGACGTCAGGGGAAGAAGAATTCGAGCGCTTGCGTGCGCAGGGGTTTGCGCGCGTTCCCGTGTCCTTGCACACTTTTGGCGATTTGGATACCCCGCTTTCGCTCTATTGCAAGCTCACCGGCGGGGCGGCCAACAGTTTCCTGCTCGAATCCGTGGTTGGGGGGGAGCGTTTTGGCCGGTACAGCTTCATCGGGCTGCCTGCGCGCACCATGCTGCGGGTTCGTGGTTTCGGGGCGCAGACTCGCACCGAGGTGCTGACGGACGGCGTCGTCGTGCAGACTGACACTGGCAACCCGCTTGACTTTCTGGCCGCGTACCAGTCGCACCTGCGCGTGGCAGTGCCGCCGGGAATGCCCCGGTTTTGTGGAGGGCTGGTGGGGTACTTTGGCTACGACACGGTTCGCCATATCGAAAAAAAGCTCCAGGCCACCTGCCCGCCCGACGATCTGGGCTGCCCGGACATCCTGCTGCTGCAATGCGAAGAACTTGCCGTGGTGGACAACCTCGGCGGCAGGCTCCACCTCATCATTTACGTCGATCCCAACGAACCCGGCGCCTATGCCCGCGCCGTCGAACGGCTGGAAGTGTTGCGGCGTAGCCTGCAAGCGCCAGTGCAGGTGCCGCAGCCTGCGCCGGGGCCTACATCCCCCCCACAACGGGACTTTGCCAAGGCAGACTACCTTGCTGCCGTCGAACGCGCCAAACGGCTTATCGAGCAAGGCGACTTCATGCAGGTGCAGGTGGGGCAGCGCATCCGCAAGCCTTTTGCCCATGCGCCATTGAGCCTGTACCGTGCGCTGCGTTCGCTCAACCCCAGCCCGTACATGTACTACTACCACTTCGACCCCGGGCAGGATGGGGGTGGGGCTTTCCACGTCGTCGGTTCCAGCCCGGAGATTCTGGTTCGGCAGGAGCGCGTGGGGCAAGGTGACGAAGCCCGGGAAAAAGTCACGATCCGCCCCCTGGCAGGCACGCGCCCCCGGGGCGACACCCCCGAGCGCGACAAAGCGGCGGAAGAAGAATTGGTGCGCGACCCCAAAGAACGCGCCGAGCACGTCATGCTGATCGACCTGGCCCGCAACGACATCGGGCGCATCGCACGCATTGGCAGCGTCCGCGTGACGGATGCCTTTTGCGTCGAACGCTACAGCCACGTGATGCATATCGTCAGCAACGTCGAAGGCGAGCTATGCCCTGGCATGAGCCAGATGGACGTATTGCGTGCGACGTTCCCGGCCGGTACCCTGACCGGCGCGCCCAAGGTCCATGCGATGGAATTGATCGACCAGCTCGAACCGGTCCAACGCGGCATCTACGGCGGCGCTTGCGGGTACCTGAGCTATTCCGGCGATATGGATCTGGCCATCGCCATCCGCACCGGAATCGTCAAAGGATCGAACCTCTACGTCCAGGCCGCAGCAGGCATCGTTGCGGACAGCGTTGCGGAAATGGAGTGGCGCGAAACCGAGGCCAAAGCCCGTGCCTTGCTGCACGCGGCGGAGATGGTCGAATCCGGCTGGGTGTAG
- a CDS encoding CDP-6-deoxy-delta-3,4-glucoseen reductase, with the protein MPSSPLTTCHVTVEPSHAVFTVQSGETILQAGLRQNVQLPYGCQRGVCGVCKVQKTAGTVLHLEHSPGVLRPEEEAQGMVLTCCATVVDSDVVLQSRVTHGPTVSISRKFPVQVISFEKVSHDVAILQLRLSASDQLDYEAGQYVDVLLPNAVRRSYSMARAPHIAPGLLEWHIRHFPAGHFSNHVFQNLRVGDVLRIEGPHGTFRLQQDSDKPIILLASGTGLAPIGALLEQLQHLGSRRDIALYWGGYRPSDFYRDAWIRAKQAEMPTLHYVPVVSNARPEDGWTGRTGYVHQAVLDDFADLRGHQVYACGAPVVVDAARQSYAQRGLPAEEFFADAFVSQVDRKTEN; encoded by the coding sequence ATGCCCTCCTCTCCCTTGACAACCTGCCACGTCACCGTCGAACCCTCTCATGCCGTGTTCACCGTGCAATCTGGAGAGACGATCCTTCAAGCGGGGTTGCGGCAGAACGTGCAGTTGCCTTACGGTTGCCAGCGCGGTGTATGCGGTGTATGCAAGGTGCAAAAAACCGCTGGAACGGTGCTGCACCTGGAGCATTCCCCTGGGGTGCTCCGTCCTGAAGAGGAAGCGCAAGGCATGGTGCTGACATGCTGTGCCACGGTGGTCGATAGCGACGTGGTATTGCAATCCCGCGTGACACACGGGCCGACCGTGAGCATCTCCCGGAAATTTCCGGTGCAAGTCATCAGTTTCGAGAAGGTGAGCCACGACGTCGCCATCCTCCAGCTTCGCCTTTCCGCCAGCGACCAGCTCGACTACGAAGCTGGCCAGTATGTCGATGTGCTGTTGCCCAATGCTGTACGGCGCAGCTATTCGATGGCCCGTGCGCCGCATATCGCGCCGGGGTTGTTGGAATGGCATATCCGCCACTTTCCCGCTGGGCATTTCAGCAACCACGTTTTCCAGAATCTGCGCGTGGGCGATGTGTTGCGGATCGAAGGCCCCCATGGCACGTTCCGCTTGCAGCAGGACAGTGACAAACCCATCATCCTGTTGGCCAGCGGTACCGGCTTGGCCCCCATCGGCGCCCTCCTCGAACAGCTACAACACTTGGGGAGCCGACGGGACATCGCCTTGTACTGGGGGGGATACCGGCCCAGCGACTTCTACCGCGATGCGTGGATTCGCGCCAAACAAGCCGAGATGCCGACGCTGCACTACGTTCCTGTTGTGTCCAATGCCCGGCCGGAAGATGGGTGGACAGGGCGCACTGGATACGTCCACCAGGCTGTGCTGGACGACTTTGCCGACCTGCGCGGGCACCAGGTCTATGCCTGTGGCGCGCCGGTCGTCGTTGATGCCGCACGCCAAAGTTATGCACAGCGCGGGTTGCCCGCAGAAGAGTTTTTTGCCGATGCCTTCGTGTCGCAGGTGGATCGAAAGACGGAAAACTGA
- the lspA gene encoding signal peptidase II, giving the protein MARTAPRPVRSPGVSAQSGALSWMAWLSVSALIILADQFTKVLIVGFFQVGEAHPVTGFFRLIRVHNAGAAFSMLADASGWQRWFFIGFGVAAALFVVWMLRTHGAQKLFAFALACVLGGAVGNVIDRIVYGHVIDFLDFHWAGVHFPAFNVADSAITVGAALLLLDEFLRVRRQR; this is encoded by the coding sequence ATGGCACGTACTGCTCCTCGTCCCGTTCGTTCTCCTGGTGTTTCTGCGCAATCCGGTGCCCTGTCCTGGATGGCGTGGTTGTCCGTATCTGCACTGATCATCCTCGCCGACCAATTCACCAAAGTGCTGATCGTCGGGTTTTTTCAGGTGGGGGAGGCCCACCCGGTGACGGGGTTTTTCCGGCTCATCCGCGTACACAACGCCGGCGCGGCGTTTTCGATGCTGGCAGATGCCTCGGGCTGGCAGCGCTGGTTTTTTATCGGGTTCGGCGTGGCGGCTGCGCTGTTCGTGGTGTGGATGCTGCGCACGCACGGGGCGCAGAAGTTGTTCGCCTTTGCGCTGGCCTGCGTTTTGGGCGGGGCTGTCGGCAATGTGATCGACCGGATCGTGTATGGGCACGTCATCGACTTTCTGGACTTTCATTGGGCGGGAGTGCATTTCCCCGCTTTCAATGTGGCCGATAGCGCGATTACCGTCGGCGCTGCGCTGTTATTGCTCGACGAATTCTTGCGAGTGCGACGGCAACGTTGA
- a CDS encoding class I SAM-dependent methyltransferase, with translation MANPLAQYIAEALTETGGWMGFDRYMEMALYTPALGYYARNADMLSATGQSGDFVTAPELSPLLGWALARQVAQALTATGTREVWEFGAGSGALAVQLLRTLDELGTTVVRYTIVDLSPALRQRQQATLAAYADRVRWVDALPNTLRGVIVGNEVLDAMPVRLLARCNGQWQERGVGLDANGAGFAWADRPTLLRPPIPIDGGHDYLTEVHPQAQAWVRTVGERLEAGALFLIDYGFPQSEYYHPQRSTGTVACHRAQRVDFDPLQDVGDKDLSAHVDFSGIAEAATDVGLELLGYCSQAHFLLNCGAAQWLERCDRAARIRAQTLLWEHEMGELFKVIGCTQGPAWEAMGFAQGDRTGML, from the coding sequence ATGGCCAATCCGCTGGCGCAGTACATCGCTGAAGCCCTGACTGAGACGGGCGGTTGGATGGGCTTTGATCGCTATATGGAGATGGCCCTGTACACCCCCGCGCTGGGCTACTACGCCCGCAATGCCGACATGCTCTCCGCCACAGGCCAAAGCGGGGATTTCGTTACTGCACCGGAACTCAGCCCCCTGCTGGGATGGGCGCTGGCGCGACAAGTGGCCCAGGCCCTGACAGCCACGGGCACGCGGGAAGTCTGGGAATTCGGCGCTGGCTCCGGTGCGCTGGCCGTGCAACTGCTGCGCACCCTAGACGAGCTGGGCACCACGGTAGTCCGCTACACCATCGTGGACCTCTCCCCTGCCCTGCGGCAACGCCAGCAGGCTACGCTGGCGGCCTACGCCGACCGTGTTCGCTGGGTCGATGCGCTACCGAACACGCTGCGCGGTGTCATCGTCGGCAACGAGGTGCTGGACGCCATGCCGGTTCGGCTCCTCGCACGCTGCAATGGGCAATGGCAGGAACGCGGCGTGGGGCTGGATGCCAACGGCGCAGGGTTCGCATGGGCAGACCGCCCCACCCTATTGCGCCCCCCGATCCCCATCGACGGAGGGCATGACTACCTCACCGAAGTCCACCCCCAAGCCCAGGCATGGGTGCGCACGGTGGGCGAACGGCTCGAAGCGGGAGCACTATTCCTGATCGACTATGGCTTTCCCCAGTCCGAGTACTACCACCCCCAGCGCAGCACCGGCACCGTTGCCTGCCATCGTGCGCAACGGGTCGATTTCGATCCCCTGCAAGACGTTGGCGACAAAGACCTTAGCGCCCACGTCGACTTCAGCGGCATCGCAGAAGCCGCGACGGACGTCGGCCTGGAACTGCTGGGCTACTGCTCCCAAGCGCACTTTCTGCTGAACTGTGGCGCCGCGCAATGGCTGGAACGTTGCGACCGCGCTGCGCGCATCCGCGCCCAAACGCTGCTGTGGGAACACGAAATGGGCGAGCTCTTCAAAGTCATCGGCTGTACCCAAGGCCCCGCATGGGAAGCCATGGGCTTTGCACAGGGGGATCGGACAGGGATGTTGTAG
- a CDS encoding AAA-like domain-containing protein has translation MERFFNTAGPNQPALHYTLPPLERVDWAELSWLIDAQRYFVLHAPRQTGKTGLLLHLAQQLNETGRYRALYVNIEAAQAARNDVGAAMGTILSTLARSVALQWHSPQWASAAFDSTSPNADSLTTLLQRWSLASDKPLVLFIDEVDALVGDALVSLLRQIRAGYAQRPMAFPHSMVLCGVRDVRDYRIHRSDGEVITGGSAFNIKSESIRLGDFTQAQMAALLAQHTETTGQTFDDSVLPELWEDTRGQPWLVNALAFEACFRLPALRDRSCPVTLEHLRQARERLILRCDTHLDQLADKLREPRVRSVIEPVLQGEDLPTDVGDDNRQYCIDLGLLARRDGALLVANRIYREVLPRTLTSVLQDSLQGHAEPRWYVRANGRLDMVALLTAFQQFFREHSESWLDRYSYKEAGPQLLLQAFLQRVVNGGGRIAREYGLGMGRTDLFLQWPLTPQGFVGPLQRVVLELKVLHSTRQYTLEQGMAQIVRYGDQCGADEAHLLLFDRNPHVPWEQKLYRSEHHHAGRAVMAWGM, from the coding sequence ATGGAACGCTTTTTCAACACCGCTGGCCCGAATCAACCCGCACTGCACTACACCTTGCCTCCGTTGGAACGGGTGGATTGGGCAGAGCTGTCCTGGTTGATCGACGCGCAGCGGTATTTCGTGCTTCACGCGCCGCGCCAGACGGGCAAGACCGGTCTGTTGCTCCATTTGGCGCAGCAGCTCAATGAGACAGGGCGCTACCGGGCGCTCTACGTCAACATCGAAGCCGCGCAAGCTGCGCGCAATGATGTCGGGGCAGCGATGGGGACGATCCTGTCTACCCTGGCGCGCAGCGTGGCGCTGCAATGGCACAGCCCGCAATGGGCCAGCGCAGCCTTCGATTCCACATCCCCCAACGCCGACAGCTTGACCACCCTGTTACAGCGATGGAGCCTGGCGAGCGACAAACCCCTGGTGCTCTTCATCGACGAAGTCGATGCCCTGGTGGGCGATGCCTTGGTGTCCCTGCTGCGCCAGATTCGCGCCGGGTACGCACAGCGGCCTATGGCATTCCCCCACAGCATGGTGCTGTGCGGCGTTCGCGATGTGCGCGACTACCGCATTCACCGTAGCGATGGCGAGGTCATTACCGGCGGAAGCGCCTTCAATATCAAGAGCGAATCGATCCGCCTTGGCGATTTCACCCAGGCCCAAATGGCCGCGCTGCTGGCACAGCACACCGAGACAACTGGGCAGACCTTCGACGACAGCGTACTCCCAGAACTCTGGGAAGACACACGCGGCCAGCCTTGGCTCGTGAATGCGCTGGCTTTCGAGGCATGCTTCCGCTTGCCTGCATTGCGCGACCGTTCCTGCCCCGTCACGCTCGAACACTTGCGCCAGGCCCGCGAGCGGTTGATTCTGCGTTGCGATACCCACCTCGACCAACTCGCCGACAAGCTGCGCGAACCGCGTGTGCGCAGCGTTATCGAGCCTGTGCTGCAAGGGGAAGACTTGCCTACTGACGTGGGCGACGACAACCGGCAATACTGCATCGATCTGGGCTTGCTGGCGCGGCGTGACGGCGCGCTCCTCGTCGCCAACCGCATCTACCGCGAGGTGCTGCCCCGCACGCTCACTTCTGTGCTGCAAGACAGCCTGCAAGGCCACGCCGAACCCCGCTGGTACGTTCGCGCCAACGGTCGCCTCGATATGGTGGCCCTACTCACCGCCTTCCAACAGTTCTTCCGCGAACATTCCGAGAGCTGGCTCGACCGCTACTCCTACAAGGAAGCAGGCCCTCAGCTTTTGCTGCAAGCCTTTTTGCAGCGCGTCGTCAATGGGGGAGGGCGCATCGCCCGCGAATACGGCCTCGGGATGGGGCGCACCGACCTGTTTTTGCAATGGCCACTCACCCCGCAAGGCTTTGTCGGCCCACTACAGCGCGTCGTGCTCGAACTCAAAGTGCTGCACAGCACCCGCCAGTACACCCTGGAGCAAGGCATGGCGCAAATCGTCCGCTATGGCGACCAATGCGGCGCAGACGAAGCGCATCTGCTGCTCTTTGACCGCAACCCGCACGTGCCCTGGGAACAAAAGCTCTACCGTAGCGAACATCACCATGCGGGCAGAGCAGTGATGGCGTGGGGGATGTAG
- a CDS encoding glycosyl hydrolase has product MPLLFDLVALDFVVFPLSFPLSFLAVHRPFFSPAVRRVIPSNKAARMSLGGLFVLLTLILAVSALHRHLAQRTAVLQTAQAFQFSPYIDVGLAIERGLPWDGVAFGIHSPATIDPAALATLPALRSVTLAFATGECGKEQWGGFDAQRLVQANLAALQRANLGYIIATGGARAPFHCNDSQGMETFVQRYASSHLLGFDFDIETGMTEAEMRSLVREVRRAVDRHPHLRFSFTIAATAVEGDSGGVNDTGRSVLQALADAGLTRVFVNLMVMNYGDPSAGSCVVREGHCDMVASAMRAVEQVHRHYRIPYSRIEVTPMIGVNDVPHNVFTPEDAVALREAAQERGLGGLHYWSLNRDIPCADPASPTSALCHGLPTIGNMDFARLLSGSVSARDAATDAQPCIDGSR; this is encoded by the coding sequence TTGCCTCTTTTGTTCGACCTTGTCGCGTTGGACTTTGTCGTTTTTCCCCTATCCTTTCCCCTATCGTTTTTGGCCGTTCACCGGCCTTTTTTTTCGCCTGCCGTGCGCCGCGTCATCCCGTCTAACAAAGCAGCCCGCATGAGTTTGGGGGGGCTGTTTGTTCTCTTGACGCTGATCCTTGCAGTGAGCGCGCTGCATAGACACTTGGCCCAACGCACGGCAGTGCTGCAAACCGCGCAGGCTTTCCAGTTCAGCCCATACATTGATGTGGGGCTGGCCATCGAACGTGGGCTGCCCTGGGATGGCGTGGCCTTCGGCATCCATTCCCCCGCAACCATCGACCCCGCCGCGCTCGCTACTCTGCCCGCATTGCGCAGCGTTACCCTGGCCTTTGCCACCGGGGAATGCGGTAAGGAACAGTGGGGCGGTTTCGATGCCCAGCGCTTAGTGCAAGCAAATCTGGCCGCCTTACAGCGCGCAAACCTGGGGTACATCATCGCCACCGGTGGAGCCAGGGCGCCTTTCCACTGCAACGACTCGCAGGGTATGGAGACCTTTGTGCAGCGCTATGCGTCCAGCCACCTGCTGGGTTTCGATTTCGACATCGAAACCGGCATGACGGAGGCAGAGATGCGTAGCTTGGTTCGCGAGGTACGTCGTGCAGTCGATCGCCATCCCCATCTGCGATTCAGCTTCACCATCGCAGCCACGGCAGTGGAGGGGGATTCGGGCGGCGTCAACGACACCGGTCGCAGCGTGCTGCAAGCCCTGGCTGATGCAGGCTTGACCCGCGTGTTCGTCAACCTGATGGTCATGAACTACGGCGATCCATCCGCCGGAAGTTGCGTGGTGCGCGAAGGACATTGCGACATGGTGGCCTCTGCCATGCGCGCTGTCGAGCAAGTACACCGCCATTACCGCATTCCATACTCCCGCATCGAAGTCACTCCGATGATTGGGGTCAATGATGTGCCCCACAACGTCTTCACCCCGGAAGACGCTGTGGCGCTGCGGGAGGCCGCCCAGGAAAGAGGGCTGGGCGGACTGCACTATTGGTCGCTTAACCGGGATATTCCTTGCGCCGACCCCGCTTCTCCCACCTCTGCGCTCTGCCATGGCCTCCCCACCATCGGCAACATGGACTTTGCCCGGTTGCTGTCTGGCAGCGTATCGGCCAGGGATGCGGCCACAGATGCGCAGCCTTGTATCGATGGGTCCAGATAG
- a CDS encoding porin: MKKTLIAAASLCVVAASYAESSVTVYGVADVWIGRESQVAPNASQTVIDSDGVSDSRVGFYGVEELGAGLQAKFLLEQSFRIDSGATSNNAAEQGNAFNRQAYLAFTSSTGEVRIGKTFTPFDDISGHGHAAFDSIFSPQEHVWVSTSYMANPANTVYYATPNLGGFSAALSMSLGEDKDNPNTGKASAVNSVSAQYADGPLYVGMAYQAERGQGDGATTVKYFRFNTTYDLEVAKVLFGYGRTQNMGFGFSGAWDLPSQNALVKDWELGIDVPMSSDLVVSGGIAGSSDNAAALTNNQSRRGYGVAAAYTLSKRTMVYGGYQLHKTKDDNNTDSVSAHITGMGVRHAF, from the coding sequence ATGAAAAAAACCCTGATTGCCGCAGCGTCCCTTTGTGTAGTGGCTGCATCCTATGCCGAGTCTTCCGTAACCGTGTACGGCGTGGCGGATGTATGGATTGGGCGCGAATCGCAAGTGGCTCCCAATGCTTCGCAAACCGTGATCGATAGCGACGGCGTGAGCGATAGCCGAGTTGGTTTTTATGGGGTAGAAGAGCTTGGCGCGGGGTTGCAAGCCAAATTCCTGCTCGAACAAAGTTTCCGCATTGATTCTGGCGCCACCAGCAACAATGCCGCAGAACAAGGCAACGCCTTCAATCGGCAAGCCTATCTGGCGTTTACGAGCAGCACCGGAGAAGTGCGCATCGGCAAAACGTTTACGCCTTTCGACGATATCAGCGGCCATGGTCACGCTGCTTTCGATTCGATCTTCTCCCCGCAGGAGCACGTCTGGGTCAGCACCAGCTACATGGCCAACCCTGCCAACACCGTGTACTACGCAACGCCCAACCTTGGCGGTTTCAGCGCTGCGTTGAGCATGAGCCTCGGTGAGGACAAGGACAACCCGAACACCGGCAAGGCCAGCGCGGTCAATTCGGTCAGTGCCCAGTACGCCGATGGCCCGCTGTACGTGGGCATGGCATACCAGGCGGAAAGGGGACAGGGCGATGGCGCAACGACCGTCAAGTACTTCCGCTTCAACACGACCTACGACTTGGAAGTTGCCAAGGTACTGTTCGGGTATGGCAGGACCCAGAACATGGGGTTCGGTTTCAGTGGCGCATGGGATTTGCCGTCCCAAAACGCACTGGTGAAGGACTGGGAACTGGGCATTGATGTCCCGATGTCCTCCGATCTCGTGGTCTCTGGCGGTATTGCCGGTTCCAGCGACAACGCTGCTGCGCTGACGAACAACCAATCCCGCCGTGGTTACGGCGTGGCAGCGGCCTACACGTTGTCCAAGCGGACGATGGTCTATGGTGGCTACCAATTGCACAAGACCAAGGACGACAACAACACGGACAGCGTCTCTGCACACATTACAGGGATGGGCGTGCGCCACGCATTCTGA
- a CDS encoding SDR family oxidoreductase, producing the protein MGLEVELGVGWAVGLQAEPERGLEKVPERVLATLDCIGRVRVAKGAALSGSATVRTVLVTGGARRIGRAIALMLAREGWNVGVHCRGSCAEALEVQAECAAWEGRSAVFDADFGDETAVRGLVPRVVAALGRLDAIVHSASVFEFDDVASFGYAAMERHMRVHAGAATLLGKALHDHASARADTAVLVVLLDQKLWNLNPDYLSYTLSKAAMETATTMLAQALAPCLRVVGVAPGLTLPGPTIDAERFAALHRLSPLGRSSMPEDVAAAVSFALANPAITGTTLLVDGGQHLLPLAQDFSRMVSLDTLSTCQSAPIAPCFAPCSLAMQTTDSARDPAETGGQTLYLTGLRFEARVGVLDAERVQPQPIQVDAALYLGQCPLLPEQDDIACVLDYRSVRAILLEECHRGHVHLLETLLGKLCQRLQQIPGVLGVRIKITKLAVFADCEVALQMEVGRWS; encoded by the coding sequence ATGGGGTTGGAAGTAGAGCTGGGAGTAGGGTGGGCTGTAGGGCTGCAAGCAGAACCAGAAAGAGGACTGGAAAAAGTGCCCGAAAGGGTGCTGGCTACACTGGATTGCATCGGTAGGGTTCGGGTAGCAAAGGGGGCGGCATTGTCTGGCAGCGCAACGGTTCGCACGGTGTTGGTTACGGGGGGAGCGCGCCGCATTGGGCGGGCCATTGCATTGATGTTGGCGCGGGAAGGGTGGAACGTGGGCGTGCATTGCCGTGGCTCGTGCGCCGAGGCGTTGGAAGTGCAGGCCGAATGCGCGGCATGGGAGGGGCGCAGCGCGGTGTTCGATGCCGATTTTGGCGATGAGACTGCGGTGCGCGGACTGGTACCGAGGGTGGTGGCGGCATTGGGGAGGTTGGATGCCATCGTCCACAGCGCATCCGTCTTCGAGTTCGACGACGTGGCCAGTTTTGGGTACGCAGCGATGGAACGGCACATGCGCGTCCATGCCGGTGCGGCAACCCTGTTGGGCAAGGCCTTGCATGACCATGCCAGTGCGCGCGCAGACACGGCGGTGCTGGTGGTACTGCTCGACCAGAAACTCTGGAACCTGAACCCCGATTACCTGAGCTATACGCTGTCCAAAGCGGCGATGGAAACCGCGACGACCATGCTTGCACAAGCGCTGGCACCGTGTTTGCGCGTGGTGGGCGTAGCGCCCGGGCTGACATTGCCCGGCCCGACGATTGATGCCGAGCGCTTTGCCGCGCTGCATCGGCTCTCGCCCTTAGGGCGTTCTTCGATGCCGGAGGACGTGGCCGCAGCCGTCTCTTTCGCGCTGGCCAACCCTGCGATCACCGGGACGACCCTGCTCGTCGATGGCGGGCAGCATTTGCTCCCCCTTGCGCAAGATTTTTCCCGAATGGTCAGCCTGGACACACTATCCACATGCCAGTCTGCGCCCATCGCTCCCTGTTTCGCTCCCTGTTCCCTCGCAATGCAGACCACAGACAGTGCAAGGGATCCCGCAGAAACGGGGGGGCAGACGTTGTATTTGACCGGGTTGCGTTTTGAAGCGCGAGTCGGGGTGCTTGATGCAGAGCGCGTGCAGCCACAGCCGATCCAGGTCGATGCAGCGCTCTATCTGGGGCAGTGCCCCCTGTTGCCGGAACAGGACGATATTGCCTGCGTGCTGGACTACCGCAGCGTGCGCGCCATCTTGCTCGAAGAATGCCACCGTGGGCACGTGCATTTGCTCGAAACCTTGCTGGGCAAGCTTTGCCAGCGGCTCCAGCAGATTCCGGGCGTGCTGGGCGTGCGCATCAAAATCACCAAGCTGGCGGTGTTTGCCGACTGCGAAGTCGCGCTGCAGATGGAGGTGGGACGGTGGTCGTGA